From the Nevskia ramosa DSM 11499 genome, the window CTGAACGGTCATGGCTTCACCTCGGTGCGACCGGTGACGCCGCTCGCGGCTGCATCATCCGCCGAAGCCTTGGTCAGATTGGTGACCTGCAGGGTGAAGTCACTGTTGCGCTGGCGGTTCTTCTCGCCGGTCTTGATCACCACCAGCTTCGGGTCCTTGAACCAGGGGCTGGAATCGAGGTTCTTCAGATACGCCGAGATGCGGCCGGACGATTCCGCAACGCCTTCGATGGTGACGTTCTGGCCGCTCTGCTTGATCGAGTTCAGATAGATGCCGTCGGGAAGCGTGTTGACGATCTCGTCGAAGAAATGGACGGTGGCCGAACGGCTTTCCTGCAGCTGCTGGATCACGTTCATCCGCGACACCAGGTTGGCCTTGACCTTCTCCAGCTCCTCGATTTCCTTGATCTGCTTGTCGAGATCCTTGATCTGGGCAGTCAGGTACTGGTTACGGTTCTGCTGGTGCTCGACCGCGCCGGTGATCGTCACATAGCCGAGCCCGAGCAACGCCACCGCGGCGCCGACTCCGAGCCCGACCATGGTCAGGAATTCCTGGCGCCGTCGCGCGCGCCGGGCGGCGCGCCAATCGAGCAGATTGATCCGGGTTGTCATCTAGCTCTCTTGATCGAAGGCACGCAGCGCCAAACCCGCGGCGATCAGCATCGACGCCTGGTCCTGACCGAGCTGCGCCGGCTTGGCGCGGGAATCGACATTCATCTTCGCGAACGGCTGGGCGATCACGCAGGGAATCTGCAGACGCTTCTGGATCGCCACCTCGACGCCCGGAATATGGGCGCAGCCGCCGGCCAGGATCAGCTGGTCGATGACGTTGTGGCGCGATGCGGCAGCGAAGAAGAACTGCAGCGCGCGATCGATCTGCTGGGCCATGTCGGCAATGAAATGGCTGAGCACTTCGTCGCCGTAATTGGCCGGCAGATTGCCGAGGCGCTTGGCCTTGCCGGCTTCCTCGTAGCTCAGACCGTAGAACCGCATGATGTCCTCGGTCAGCTGCCGACCGCCGAAAGATTGATCGCGGGTGTAGACGGTCTGCAGGTCGTGGAGCACCAGCAGCGAGGTCGTCGAGGCGCCGACATCGACGATGGCAACCGTCTTGCCGACGCCGAGCGCCGGCATCTGATGGGTGAGCAGTTCGCAGGAATTCTCGAGCGCGTAGGCCTCGATGTCGACGATCAGCGGCGTCAGGCCGGCGATCTCGAGTGCGGCAATCCGCGATTCGACCTGTTCCTTGCGACAGGCGGCGAGCAGCACGTCGACGCTTTCCTTGTCATGGGCCGTGGGGCCGAGCACCTGGAAATCGAGATTCACTTCGTCGATCGGATACGGAATGTACTGATCGGCCTCGGCCTTGATCTGCTCTTCCATGTCGTTGTCCTTCAGGGACGCAGGCATGGAAATGACCTTGCTGATCACCGAAGAGCCAGCAACCGCGACGGCACATTGACGGTTGCGGGTGCCGGCGCGGTTCATCGCTTTCAGGATCACTTCGCCGACGGCGCGCGGATCGGCAATCTGGCGGTCGACGACGCAGTTCGGCGGCAGCAGTTCGATGGCGAAGGATTCGACGCTGTAACGCTCGCCGCGACGGCTCAACTCCAGCAGCTTGACCGCGCTGGATGAAATATCCAGACCGATCAGCTCCCGGCTCCGCCTTCCGAACAGCGATTGTTTGATCGACATTTGTCCCGAGCGCCCCTGTTTACAAATCCCCGCGAAGCCCTATGCGGTCGCACTCGCGAACTACGGTGGCCGGTCTTTGGTGACGGCTCCCCGAGCAGGACTTAATATAGTTCATGTTGTTTACGCCGCAGCAACAACTTACTTGCCTAAGTGCCTGATGGGAGTTCCAAAGCAGGCGATGAAAGGTGAACCGTCGAGACCCGTTGCGGGTGGCCGGAAAAGTATCCCGAAAGCTCACCATCGAGCTTGCAGTTTCCGGTCCATCGCCTAGCGTTCATCAGGCTATTGCCAAGGCCATTTCCCAGGCCAATCCCCAGGATTGAAATTCGTGATCGAAACCCGTGTCTCCTGATCGCCGCCGCCTTGTCGGCCGCATCGCCCTGATCGGCCTGCTGGTGCTGACCGTCGCTGCCGTCGGCGGCTTTCTGATGCTGCGTGCCTGGGTGATGCCGCAACTGCCCTCGGTGGCCAGCCTCCACGAGATCCGTCTCGGCGTACCCCTCAGGGTTTATACGCGGGACGGAAAACTGAT encodes:
- a CDS encoding PilN domain-containing protein — encoded protein: MTTRINLLDWRAARRARRRQEFLTMVGLGVGAAVALLGLGYVTITGAVEHQQNRNQYLTAQIKDLDKQIKEIEELEKVKANLVSRMNVIQQLQESRSATVHFFDEIVNTLPDGIYLNSIKQSGQNVTIEGVAESSGRISAYLKNLDSSPWFKDPKLVVIKTGEKNRQRNSDFTLQVTNLTKASADDAAASGVTGRTEVKP
- a CDS encoding pilus assembly protein PilM, whose product is MSIKQSLFGRRSRELIGLDISSSAVKLLELSRRGERYSVESFAIELLPPNCVVDRQIADPRAVGEVILKAMNRAGTRNRQCAVAVAGSSVISKVISMPASLKDNDMEEQIKAEADQYIPYPIDEVNLDFQVLGPTAHDKESVDVLLAACRKEQVESRIAALEIAGLTPLIVDIEAYALENSCELLTHQMPALGVGKTVAIVDVGASTTSLLVLHDLQTVYTRDQSFGGRQLTEDIMRFYGLSYEEAGKAKRLGNLPANYGDEVLSHFIADMAQQIDRALQFFFAAASRHNVIDQLILAGGCAHIPGVEVAIQKRLQIPCVIAQPFAKMNVDSRAKPAQLGQDQASMLIAAGLALRAFDQES